TTCGCGATGCGCGCCGCGCTCGACGCGCAGCAGCTCAGCGCGGACACGCGGCTGCTACAGGAGGCGGCCGGGATGTTCCCGACCGACAGCGGATGCCGCGAATTGCAGCGCGCCAGAACAATTCTGGCGTCCTAGACGGACCGGTACACCTCGTACTCGACACCGAAACCCTCGCGGCACCGGCCGCGAGCGAGGAACACGCTCTGCTGCATCCACGCATACCGTGGGTCGCCGGTTTCGACCCGCGGGGTCGTCCGGAAGTACTGGTCCTCGAACGCGGTGGCGCTACCCGTCGCCAACGCCTCGGCGACCGCGGCGTTCATCTCGAGCAACCCGGTGTAGTGCATGTAGACGTGCGCACCATCGTCGGTGGCGAGCTGGAGCCGGACATCGATGCGCCCGAAGCCGTCGGGGGCGATGAGCAGCCAGTCACCGCCGCCGCCGACCGCGCGGGCGTTGAACCTCGCGCCCGTGGCCTCGCCCTCGATGACCTCGGCGTAGACCCGCTGCCCGAGTGGGCCGGCGCCGAAATCGATGGGCGGCTTGAGCGCGGCCCACAACGAGAACTCGTGCTGCATCTCGAGACCCATGACCCGCCCCCTCGCCCCCCCGGTTACCGGCGCCTCACACGATACGTCGTCACCCTTCTTTCGCGCGGCGTTCGCGATACGCGGCGACATGTTGGCGATTGCCGCAGTTTCCGGTGTCGCAGAACTTCCCGGAGCGGTTGCGCGACAGGTCGACCAGCACCGCGTCGCAGTCCGAGGCCGCGCACGTTTTCAGCCGGCGTAGTTCGCCGATGCGGATCAGGTCGGCCAGGGCCATCGCCATCTCCGCGCCCATGCGCTGCCACAGCGGGTCGTGCACCGACGCCAGGTGCAGATGCCACTCGGGCATCTCGGCGTGGCGGGTCAGCCACGGGGAGGCCTTGGTGTCGCTGAGCAACGCGTTGACCTGCCCGACGGTGCGCTCCTCGTCGTCGGCGACCGCCCAGATCTTGCCCAGCCGCGTGCGCAGCCGGTGCACCGATTCCAGCTCGGCGTCGTCGTGGTCGCGCCGCCCGGTCCAGCCGAAGCTGTCGAGGTAGGTGTTCAGCGACGGCATGTCGCCGAGTTGTTCACCGTCCACCCGGTTGCTGTTGATGAGCACGCAAGCCGCCCGAAGTGTGAGCTCGGTGTCATGACTGAAAAGCATTTGACTCATGACGCCTCTCGTCGCTAGTGTCAGGACCAAAGCTGATTTTACTCATTACATCTCTGGAGGTGCCGCAATGGCGGTCAAACCGCAGGACACCCGCCCGGCCGCGGACCATTTCCGGCTCGGACTGGTGCTCGCCGTCGCCTCGGCGCTGGCGTTCGGTTGCTCGGGACCGTTCGCCAAGGCGCTGATGGGTGCGGGCTGGAGCCCCACCGCGGCCGTCGTCGCCCGACTGGCGGGCGGCGCGCTGGTGATGGCCGTCGTCGCCACCGCGGTCCGGCGGGACTGGATACGCCAGGCGCTGCGCCATCCCGCGACCGTCGTCGCCTACGGCGCGATCCCGATCGCCGGCGCGCAGCTGTTCTACTACAACGCGGTCGCGCACCTGTCGGTCGGCGTCGCGCTGCTGCTGGAGTACACCGCGCCGATCCTGGTCGTCGGTTGGGTGTGGGCCACCAGCCGACGGCGCCCGACCGCGCTGACCCTGGCCGGCGTGGCGGCGGCCGTCGCGGGGATGACGCTGGTGCTCGACGTCTTCGCCGGCGCGCACATCAACCTCGTCGGTGTCGGCTGGGGTCTGGCCGCAGCGGTGTGTGCGGCCTGCTACTTCCTGATGTCGGCGAACGCCAACCACGCGCCCGGCGACGAGGGCATCGACCCGATCACGCTGTCGGCGGCGGGCCTGATCGTCGGTTCCGCCGTCGTCACGCTGCTCGGCGTCAGCGGCGTGATGCCGCTGACCTTCACCGCCAACGACACCGTCGTGGCCGGTCACACAGTGTCGTGGATCGTGCCGGTGATCGCGCTCGGCGTCATCGCCACCGCGGTCGCCTACACGCTGGGCATCATGGGCATCGCCCGGCTGCGTCCGCGCTTCGCGTCCCTGGTGGGGCTGTCGGAGGTGATGTTCGCGGTGCTCGCGGCCTGGCTGCTGGTCGGCGAGGCCATCACCCCGACGCAGGCGATCGGCGGGCTGGTCGTGCTGGCCGGCCTGGCGCTGGCCCGCGCCGGCGACCGGTCGGAATCGGTCACCGAGGCGACCTGGCCGGACGGCCCGGTCGCGGACCCGACCGCGGAAAAAGCCAGCTGTTAGCCGCCAGCCGCCTCGGTATGTGAATATGTCCGCGTGACTTTGCTGCGTGGAACGCTGGCGGCCGTCGTGGCCACCGCCGCACTCCTCGGCCCAGCGCCGCTGGCCGCGGCCCAGCCCGGTCCCCCGCCGGGTCCCATCGGTCCCGGTTACGACCCCGGCCCGGTGGCCGCCCCCAGTTCGTCGTGCCCCGACATCGAGGTGATCTTCGCCCGCGGCACCGACGACACCCCGGGCCTCGGCACGCCGGGCACCGCGTTCGTCAACGCCCTGCGCGGCATGGTCGGTGGCCGCAGCCTCAACGCGTACGCGGTGAACTACCCCGCCTCCTACGACTTCCTGGCGGCCGCCGACGGCGCCGCCGACGCCACCAACCGGGTCGCGATGATGGCCCAGCAGTGCCCGTCGACGCGGCTCGTGCTCGGCGGCTACTCGCAGGGCGCCGCGGTGATGGACATGCTGGCCGGCGTCCCACCGCTCGGCAACAAGATCGGCTCGATCGGTTCCGCGCCGCCGCTGCCCGCCAACCTGTTGCCCAACATCGCGGCCGTAGCGGTGTTCGGCAACCCCGCAGCGAAGTTCAGCAACCCGATGACCAGCTCGGTGTTCGGCGGGCGCGCCATCGACCTGTGCAAGGACGGCGACCCGATCTGCTCGCGCGGTCGTAACCCGTTCGCGCACAACGATTATGTGAGCACGGGACTGGTGCAGCAGGCCGCGAGCTTCGTCGCAGGCCGGGTGTGAATCACCCCGCCTCCGGCCCCCTTGCCGCGGTGATCGCGTTCGCATCTGGCGAATTATCCTGCCGCCGCGTTGATTAGTTCCGTTAAGATCGGCGGGGTGCAAAACGATCTTGTTCGCTCTTGGGTCCGTCGGGGCATGCTGCTCGCCGGGGCGGTCGTATTGGCGGTCGCCGGGCTGATCACTCCGGCCGCCGCGGTCGGGCCGGGCGGACTGCCCGTCGCCGCCGCCCAGTCGTGCCCGCCCGCCGAGCTCATCTTCGCGCGCGGCCGTACCGAGGCGCCGGGTGCGGGGGTGATCGGCAACGCGCTCATCAGCGCGATCCGCAACAAGACGGACAAGACCGTCAACCTCTACTCGGTGGCCTACCCGGCCGACTACCAGATCGACATCGGCGCCAACGACATGAGTGCACGCATCCAGGACATGGCCGGTCGGTGCCCCGACACCCGGCTGATCCTCGGCGGCTACTCGCTCGGCGCCGCGGTCACCGACGTGGTGCTGGCCGCGCCGATCGCCGCGTTCGGCTTCAAGAACCCGCTGCCGCCCGGCATGGACACCCACATCGCCGCGATCGCGTTGTTCGGCAACGGCGCCGCGTGGGTCGGGCCGATCACGAATTTCAGCCCGCTCTACCGCGAGCGCACCATCGAGCTCTGCCACGGCGCCGACCCGATCTGCAGCCCCGCCGACCCGAATACCTGGGAAGGCAACTGGCCTGACCACGCGGCGCGGGCGTACATCAACGCGGGCATGGTCAACCAGGCCGCGGACTTCGTCGTCGGCCGCATCTAACCGGGCGATTTCGGTGTAGTTAGATGCGCTGAGCGCAACCAACTACACCCGAATCACTTGTCGGCGATCCGCAGATCCCGCGTCACCCGGGTGCGGGCCTCGAGTTGGTCGTCGGGCGGATAGTCGACGCCGACGAGTGTCAACCCCTGCGGCGGGGCCGCCGCGAACTCGCTGGACCGTCGCTGCGCGGTCAACAACCCCGCGCACCAGGCGGGGTCGCGCCGGTGCTCGCCGACGGCGAGCAGCGCGCCGACCAGCGACCGCACCATCGACCAGCAGAACGCGTCGGCGCTCACCGATGCGGTGACCCGGTCGCCGTCGCGTGACCAGTCCAACCGCTGCAGTTCGCGGATGGTCGTCGCGCCCTCGCGGTGCCGGCAGAACGCGGCGAAGTCGTGCAGTCCCAACAGTTCCCGGGACGCGGCGGCCATGGCGTCCACATCGAGCGGTCGCGGCCACGCCGTGACGTATCGCGCGTCCTGCGGTTCGACACCGTACGGCGCCGTCGACAGCCGGTAGACGTAGTGCCGTCGCAGCGCCGAGAACCGGGCGTCGAAACCCGGTGCGGCCCGCGCGATTCGGAGCACGCGGACATCGGCGGGCAGGAACCGCCCGAGCCGTCGCACCAGTGGGAGGAACTCACTGTCGCCGGCGCGGGCGGACCGCGGATAGGCGTGCGGTAACGCGTCGGCGGGGACGTCGACATGCGCCACCTGACCGGTCGCGTGCACTCCGGAATCGGTGCGGCCCGCCGCGCGCAGCTGCACCGGCGTGCGGAACACCGTCGTCAACGCCTCGTCGAGCACCCCGGCCACCGTGCGCTGCCCGGCTTGCGCGGCCCACCCGGCGAATTCGGTTCCGTCGTAGGCGATATCGAGCCGAAGACGAACATGCCCGCCACCGGAGTCGATGGCGGGCATGTTCACAGAGCTGTCAGGACTTGTCGTCATCCTTGTCGGCTTCAGCCTCGTCAGCAGGAGCCTCGGCCTGGACCTCGCTCGACTCGGCCTTGGCCTCCTCGACCGACTCGTCCTCGGTCGGACCTTCGGCGGCCTCCGGCTCGACCGACGCCTGCGGCGCGGACGCGGCCGCAACCGCCTGCTCGGTCTTCTGCGACCCGGCCGCACGCCTGGCACGGTTGGCCTCCGACGTCACGGTCTTCTCCCGCACCAGCTCGATGACCGCCATCGGGGCGTTGTCGCCCTTGCGGTTCTCGACC
The window above is part of the Mycolicibacterium rutilum genome. Proteins encoded here:
- a CDS encoding DUF3237 domain-containing protein translates to MGLEMQHEFSLWAALKPPIDFGAGPLGQRVYAEVIEGEATGARFNARAVGGGGDWLLIAPDGFGRIDVRLQLATDDGAHVYMHYTGLLEMNAAVAEALATGSATAFEDQYFRTTPRVETGDPRYAWMQQSVFLARGRCREGFGVEYEVYRSV
- a CDS encoding CGNR zinc finger domain-containing protein, coding for MLFSHDTELTLRAACVLINSNRVDGEQLGDMPSLNTYLDSFGWTGRRDHDDAELESVHRLRTRLGKIWAVADDEERTVGQVNALLSDTKASPWLTRHAEMPEWHLHLASVHDPLWQRMGAEMAMALADLIRIGELRRLKTCAASDCDAVLVDLSRNRSGKFCDTGNCGNRQHVAAYRERRAKEG
- a CDS encoding EamA family transporter encodes the protein MAVKPQDTRPAADHFRLGLVLAVASALAFGCSGPFAKALMGAGWSPTAAVVARLAGGALVMAVVATAVRRDWIRQALRHPATVVAYGAIPIAGAQLFYYNAVAHLSVGVALLLEYTAPILVVGWVWATSRRRPTALTLAGVAAAVAGMTLVLDVFAGAHINLVGVGWGLAAAVCAACYFLMSANANHAPGDEGIDPITLSAAGLIVGSAVVTLLGVSGVMPLTFTANDTVVAGHTVSWIVPVIALGVIATAVAYTLGIMGIARLRPRFASLVGLSEVMFAVLAAWLLVGEAITPTQAIGGLVVLAGLALARAGDRSESVTEATWPDGPVADPTAEKASC
- a CDS encoding cutinase family protein, with translation MLRGTLAAVVATAALLGPAPLAAAQPGPPPGPIGPGYDPGPVAAPSSSCPDIEVIFARGTDDTPGLGTPGTAFVNALRGMVGGRSLNAYAVNYPASYDFLAAADGAADATNRVAMMAQQCPSTRLVLGGYSQGAAVMDMLAGVPPLGNKIGSIGSAPPLPANLLPNIAAVAVFGNPAAKFSNPMTSSVFGGRAIDLCKDGDPICSRGRNPFAHNDYVSTGLVQQAASFVAGRV
- a CDS encoding cutinase family protein, which codes for MLLAGAVVLAVAGLITPAAAVGPGGLPVAAAQSCPPAELIFARGRTEAPGAGVIGNALISAIRNKTDKTVNLYSVAYPADYQIDIGANDMSARIQDMAGRCPDTRLILGGYSLGAAVTDVVLAAPIAAFGFKNPLPPGMDTHIAAIALFGNGAAWVGPITNFSPLYRERTIELCHGADPICSPADPNTWEGNWPDHAARAYINAGMVNQAADFVVGRI
- the truA gene encoding tRNA pseudouridine(38-40) synthase TruA: MPAIDSGGGHVRLRLDIAYDGTEFAGWAAQAGQRTVAGVLDEALTTVFRTPVQLRAAGRTDSGVHATGQVAHVDVPADALPHAYPRSARAGDSEFLPLVRRLGRFLPADVRVLRIARAAPGFDARFSALRRHYVYRLSTAPYGVEPQDARYVTAWPRPLDVDAMAAASRELLGLHDFAAFCRHREGATTIRELQRLDWSRDGDRVTASVSADAFCWSMVRSLVGALLAVGEHRRDPAWCAGLLTAQRRSSEFAAAPPQGLTLVGVDYPPDDQLEARTRVTRDLRIADK